A genomic region of Prevotella scopos JCM 17725 contains the following coding sequences:
- a CDS encoding BACON domain-containing protein: MKKYISIFMLVAAAVLGTACSSNDNELPEYAVGLNVVKAQTAFNVIGGTNEVKMASEPAQAYAQDAWLTVTKKAETLMLTAATNTSPQSRNTLLVIKSQQGDSITLNVQQEGITFGLPAGEDIFTDDKAVQKTLIATANVPVTYVTTGDWISVEQKGNEVGVKVTENTTGKARVGWVIAKAVGLVDSLKVVQASLADFVGEYKQTAKMRNADRTLSERTTDVRIEAAGTNKANFIVDNKYTWSVDFIPGKGFKMTNGKVVAKNEVQTGVYEYFISVIVADDFSKEHETAINGTQESILLSIDDTGNLVFKEAQKLASEQTFSSYGWNRFSDSKPVMGAYRGIGEVYVQPKLTRK, translated from the coding sequence ATGAAGAAGTATATTTCTATATTCATGCTCGTTGCAGCTGCCGTTCTTGGAACGGCATGCAGCAGCAACGATAACGAACTGCCTGAATACGCTGTGGGACTGAACGTCGTAAAGGCGCAGACAGCATTTAACGTGATTGGTGGAACGAACGAGGTGAAGATGGCTTCTGAACCTGCTCAGGCTTATGCGCAGGATGCGTGGCTGACGGTTACGAAGAAGGCTGAGACACTTATGTTGACCGCTGCAACAAATACCAGCCCACAGTCGCGTAACACGCTCCTCGTTATCAAAAGCCAACAGGGCGACTCTATCACCCTTAACGTTCAGCAAGAAGGTATCACCTTCGGTCTGCCTGCTGGTGAGGATATCTTCACCGACGACAAGGCTGTACAGAAGACGCTGATTGCTACGGCTAACGTTCCTGTTACCTATGTGACGACGGGCGACTGGATCAGCGTTGAGCAGAAAGGCAACGAGGTTGGCGTGAAGGTGACTGAGAATACAACGGGCAAAGCACGTGTTGGCTGGGTTATCGCTAAGGCTGTGGGCTTAGTTGACTCGCTGAAGGTGGTTCAGGCTTCATTGGCTGACTTCGTTGGCGAATACAAGCAGACTGCAAAGATGCGTAATGCTGATCGTACATTGTCTGAGAGAACCACTGATGTACGTATCGAAGCTGCTGGAACGAACAAAGCGAACTTCATCGTTGATAACAAATACACATGGTCAGTTGACTTTATCCCCGGTAAGGGCTTTAAGATGACCAATGGTAAGGTGGTCGCTAAGAATGAGGTGCAGACAGGTGTTTACGAATACTTTATCTCTGTCATTGTTGCCGATGACTTCAGCAAGGAGCACGAGACAGCCATCAATGGTACGCAGGAGAGTATCCTCCTTTCTATTGATGATACGGGCAACCTTGTCTTCAAGGAAGCACAGAAGCTCGCCTCTGAGCAAACCTTCTCATCTTATGGCTGGAACCGCTTCTCTGACTCTAAACCAGTCATGGGTGCCTACCGCGGTATCGGTGAGGTCTATGTGCAGCCTAAGCTTACGCGCAAATAG
- a CDS encoding DUF6443 domain-containing protein, with protein sequence MKCNIKIGNCSTQHIIIVLLIIFFSSVHLSAAKAVLPIKSVLDIIEKKSCLDSVKINTDKHLTSLSNIRPFSSRIDENYTLERTMLNANGTKYIDKIVYYDGLGRPFETALKAASPSRSDIVTYQEYDGAGRQYKVWSPVPMAAHDGCSSQSTVQTASQSFYLDPMAYQEIIYEQSSLDRVSYTTGPGQAWYNAGRKVKNNYFTNTEKGSLACVLYVIQDDQQSILNKGFYPKSELVVIQTTDEDDHVNYEFKDKQGRVVLKRVMDGSKMLDTYFVYDDFGRLRYVLPPDASQRLSTANSSWNINHELLQQTAYYYQYDRRGNCVIKKLPGCKAILMKYDMADRLIFSQDGNQYEKKEWSLFLYDAFGRHVISAVCKLQTVPDVSNMVVLATFTGSGTIAGYTVNLNFTPIYLTSVDYYDDYRFINSLSTLEKVKIQYNAMIVGYDQQYIGGAKGLLTGKRIYSLDASDKYTITSYYYDDYGRMVQVHASNHLGGFEDEYTAYNFPGTIRQKLHIHTVPNKPVQKEVYSYTYDYVNRLLTTSHKLNDLPEKILLSNSYDEIGRLQKQSKATETSVYTYNVRDWLTGISGNFFSETLAYNTAVGGISPQVASYSGNISAMQWKAGMEKVIRGYQFRYDHINRLTHALYGEGNNITINDKYNEILTYDLMGNILTLRRHGKHDSGFGLIDKLAYKYNGNQLIKVTDAATTSVTSYGAFQFVDGADVENEYVYDANGNMTEDFNKKISKIEYNLLNLPSKLQFSFGHMAEYSYDGAGRKLSVTYKTSKTNLFVPMGSIVPPLSTNVALTLKTDYCGNMIYENGQLSKILTDVGYITLANSTPTYHYYLQDHLGNNRVVIDEHGQVEQVNHYYAFGGLMGESTGGGAQSYKYNGKELDRMHGLDWYDYGARHYDAVLGRWMCVDPLAEKFLQICSYNICLNNPIRFIDRTGKAAGDYITGDGTYLGSDGKDDQKLYVLKMSNKENIESYGKAKVNGLDKKIRDRIIKEKDISNKENFVEIDGSRRVRNEVVSKIGDNGLGGTSDNNNREYKLTFTRNDPETSVYCEMGDVGDPATKSTVSVSSGDYPDLVYIHTHPSGTNGNSYWIQGPSAADIDVASSTRYVISMRDKIVYIYNHTGILSKMQIDVYQNFGQVTRRGFREVSVTDQ encoded by the coding sequence ATGAAGTGTAACATAAAAATCGGTAATTGTAGTACACAGCATATCATCATCGTGCTGTTAATAATATTTTTCAGTTCAGTTCATTTGTCAGCTGCTAAGGCTGTACTACCTATTAAGAGCGTATTGGATATTATTGAAAAAAAGTCTTGCTTAGATAGTGTAAAAATAAACACAGATAAGCATCTTACATCACTATCAAATATACGACCTTTCTCCTCAAGAATTGATGAAAATTATACTCTTGAACGTACTATGCTGAATGCAAATGGAACGAAATATATAGATAAAATTGTGTATTATGATGGTCTTGGACGTCCTTTTGAAACTGCATTAAAAGCAGCTTCGCCATCTAGAAGTGATATTGTAACCTATCAGGAGTATGATGGTGCTGGCAGACAATATAAAGTATGGTCTCCAGTACCTATGGCTGCTCATGATGGTTGTAGCAGTCAGTCAACTGTACAGACTGCTTCTCAATCGTTTTATTTGGATCCTATGGCTTACCAAGAAATAATTTATGAGCAGTCGTCATTGGACAGAGTTTCTTATACAACAGGACCTGGACAAGCTTGGTATAATGCGGGACGAAAAGTCAAAAATAACTATTTCACTAATACAGAGAAAGGTAGTTTAGCATGTGTGTTGTATGTCATACAAGATGATCAGCAGTCTATACTTAACAAGGGTTTTTATCCAAAATCTGAACTTGTAGTCATCCAAACTACTGATGAGGACGATCATGTTAATTATGAGTTTAAGGACAAGCAAGGTAGAGTGGTGTTAAAGAGAGTAATGGATGGTAGTAAGATGTTAGATACTTATTTCGTTTACGATGATTTTGGTCGTTTACGTTATGTACTACCCCCCGATGCATCTCAACGCCTTTCTACAGCTAATTCCAGCTGGAATATTAACCATGAGCTATTACAACAAACAGCATATTATTACCAATATGATAGAAGAGGTAATTGCGTCATAAAGAAACTACCTGGTTGCAAAGCAATTTTAATGAAATACGACATGGCTGATAGACTTATTTTTAGTCAAGATGGGAACCAGTATGAAAAAAAAGAATGGTCACTCTTTCTATATGATGCCTTTGGACGACACGTTATTTCTGCTGTATGTAAATTACAGACAGTTCCCGATGTAAGTAATATGGTAGTACTAGCCACCTTTACAGGTTCTGGTACAATAGCTGGTTATACTGTGAATTTAAATTTTACACCTATTTATTTAACTTCTGTAGACTATTATGATGATTACCGATTTATCAATTCCTTGTCAACATTGGAAAAAGTAAAAATACAATATAATGCTATGATTGTTGGTTATGATCAACAATATATAGGTGGAGCTAAGGGTTTACTGACAGGTAAACGTATTTATAGCCTTGATGCTTCTGACAAGTATACCATTACTTCCTACTATTATGATGATTATGGACGTATGGTACAGGTGCATGCCAGCAATCATCTGGGAGGATTCGAAGATGAGTATACAGCCTATAATTTTCCTGGAACGATAAGGCAGAAACTGCATATACACACTGTACCAAATAAGCCTGTGCAGAAAGAAGTATATAGTTACACTTATGATTACGTCAATCGTCTTCTCACCACATCCCATAAATTAAATGACTTACCAGAGAAAATACTCCTGAGCAATTCCTATGATGAAATTGGACGACTTCAGAAACAATCGAAAGCAACAGAGACATCTGTATATACCTATAATGTACGTGACTGGTTGACAGGAATCTCGGGGAATTTCTTTTCTGAAACGTTAGCATATAATACTGCTGTTGGGGGGATTTCACCGCAAGTTGCTTCTTATAGTGGTAATATCAGTGCTATGCAGTGGAAGGCTGGTATGGAGAAAGTAATACGAGGTTACCAATTCCGTTATGATCATATCAATCGTCTGACTCATGCCCTGTATGGAGAAGGTAACAATATAACTATCAATGATAAATACAATGAGATTCTTACATACGATTTGATGGGAAACATATTAACCTTACGACGGCATGGTAAACATGATAGCGGTTTTGGACTTATAGATAAGTTGGCATACAAATATAATGGTAATCAGCTTATTAAGGTTACGGATGCTGCTACCACATCAGTGACATCCTATGGTGCGTTTCAATTCGTTGATGGTGCAGATGTAGAAAATGAGTATGTCTATGATGCAAATGGTAACATGACAGAAGATTTTAATAAAAAGATTTCTAAGATAGAATATAATTTATTAAATTTACCATCGAAACTTCAGTTTAGTTTTGGGCACATGGCAGAATACTCATATGATGGTGCAGGACGTAAACTCTCTGTCACCTATAAAACCTCGAAGACTAACCTCTTTGTACCTATGGGCAGCATCGTTCCGCCTCTATCTACTAATGTAGCTTTAACGTTGAAAACCGATTACTGTGGAAATATGATTTATGAGAATGGACAATTAAGCAAGATTCTTACTGACGTGGGATACATCACACTTGCAAATTCCACTCCAACATACCATTACTACTTGCAGGACCACCTTGGAAACAACCGTGTAGTGATAGATGAGCATGGACAAGTGGAGCAAGTGAATCATTACTATGCCTTTGGTGGACTGATGGGTGAGAGTACAGGCGGAGGCGCACAATCTTACAAGTACAATGGTAAGGAACTTGACCGTATGCATGGATTGGATTGGTATGATTATGGTGCACGCCACTATGATGCTGTGCTGGGAAGATGGATGTGTGTGGATCCGTTGGCAGAGAAGTTCTTGCAAATATGCTCATATAACATTTGTTTAAATAATCCTATTCGCTTTATAGATCGGACAGGAAAGGCTGCTGGAGATTATATTACTGGGGACGGTACCTATTTAGGCTCTGATGGTAAAGATGATCAAAAACTATATGTGTTAAAGATGTCCAACAAAGAAAATATTGAATCATATGGAAAAGCTAAAGTTAATGGGCTTGACAAAAAGATTAGGGATCGTATAATAAAAGAAAAAGATATTAGTAATAAAGAGAATTTCGTAGAAATAGATGGAAGTCGTAGAGTTCGAAATGAAGTTGTATCAAAGATTGGTGATAATGGGCTGGGAGGAACATCTGATAACAATAATAGAGAATATAAATTAACTTTCACTCGAAATGATCCAGAGACTTCAGTCTATTGTGAGATGGGAGATGTTGGTGATCCTGCTACAAAAAGTACTGTCAGTGTTAGTTCGGGAGATTATCCTGATCTGGTATATATCCATACACACCCTAGCGGAACAAATGGAAATTCTTATTGGATTCAAGGACCATCTGCAGCGGATATAGATGTTGCGTCCTCTACACGTTATGTTATTTCCATGCGAGATAAGATTGTATATATTTATAATCATACAGGAATCCTATCTAAGATGCAAATAGATGTTTATCAGAATTTTGGTCAAGTGACAAGAAGAGGTTTTAGAGAGGTTTCTGTTACAGATCAATAA
- a CDS encoding outer membrane beta-barrel protein — MKDKRNRKKRYILAGIFLGIVALLGIERCVNDEPEPEQIIEQKKAGKASSPSTTPHVSSSLDKTKVQKESGRSDCVYNKLGNVPRHLTSFNTRRIKMSSMKRETTNGKHSSSEQTILSQSLSTDALPVNDKTAIRKHETKEPDNEPTNLKTGEHVLDNSMTSQPSTVQDNHNEIPSMRTYSFSHHHLFRIGLRAGVGYSSISGLSSIIENYDIRPTFTMSERGGISPRIGVFGTWQYRRLGAELGIDYTRILSKLTEHKKPENVTETTRFHYNFITPQVLLRFYVFPKFYMGAGISAAIPFGSRNIDFTNDRVGEVYRQQAERTQDHLRESVKARVAFIPTIKIGYVDVKNGLEAGLEYGFGFNDMLRTSANDYGYQERMNNLQTVSLTIGYSLPLGKAK, encoded by the coding sequence ATGAAGGACAAGCGTAACAGAAAAAAACGTTATATTTTGGCAGGAATATTTCTTGGCATAGTTGCTCTTTTGGGTATAGAACGCTGTGTTAATGACGAACCAGAGCCTGAGCAGATAATAGAACAAAAGAAAGCAGGCAAGGCATCATCACCATCTACTACACCGCATGTCTCTTCTTCTTTAGACAAGACAAAAGTGCAGAAGGAATCAGGACGTTCAGATTGTGTATATAATAAGCTGGGGAACGTGCCTCGTCACCTTACAAGCTTCAATACAAGGAGAATTAAAATGTCAAGCATGAAAAGGGAAACCACTAATGGAAAACATTCTTCGTCAGAGCAGACTATTCTTTCCCAATCATTATCAACTGACGCTTTACCTGTAAATGATAAAACAGCCATTAGAAAACACGAGACGAAAGAACCAGACAATGAACCTACTAATCTAAAAACAGGGGAGCATGTTCTTGACAACTCTATGACTAGTCAGCCCTCCACCGTACAGGACAATCATAATGAAATTCCATCTATGAGGACTTACTCTTTTTCACACCATCATCTTTTTCGGATTGGACTCAGAGCAGGAGTAGGTTATTCCAGCATTTCAGGATTAAGCAGTATTATTGAAAACTATGATATACGTCCTACTTTCACTATGAGTGAACGTGGTGGTATCAGTCCTCGTATTGGTGTCTTTGGCACATGGCAATATCGCAGATTAGGTGCTGAGCTAGGCATTGATTACACCCGTATTCTCAGTAAATTGACAGAACACAAGAAACCTGAAAATGTAACCGAGACTACAAGATTTCATTATAATTTCATTACTCCGCAAGTCCTGCTTCGTTTCTATGTTTTTCCAAAGTTTTATATGGGAGCAGGTATTAGTGCTGCTATTCCGTTTGGTAGTCGTAATATCGATTTTACCAATGACCGCGTAGGAGAGGTATATCGACAACAGGCAGAACGTACTCAAGATCATCTGAGAGAATCAGTCAAGGCACGAGTAGCATTCATTCCTACCATTAAGATTGGCTATGTTGATGTAAAGAATGGTCTTGAGGCAGGACTGGAATACGGTTTCGGATTTAATGATATGCTCCGCACCAGTGCCAATGATTATGG
- a CDS encoding energy transducer TonB, whose product MLLSCNSSILLSSGPTVKYDKRTNLEVCSFTDKMPSYRGGYTAFLHDFSANFQYSNQIDNNIQTNIVVQYVINKKGRLVGARIFNKEDKDLSCFDKAVLEALEKVQDWTPGEYHHKKVNVIIKQTIQIDMY is encoded by the coding sequence ATGTTACTTTCGTGTAATTCCTCTATATTATTATCCTCTGGCCCAACCGTTAAATACGACAAAAGAACAAATCTTGAAGTTTGTTCTTTTACAGATAAGATGCCAAGTTATAGGGGTGGATACACTGCTTTCTTACATGATTTCTCGGCTAATTTTCAATATAGCAATCAAATTGACAATAACATTCAAACAAATATTGTAGTACAATATGTTATTAACAAAAAAGGAAGATTGGTTGGTGCTAGAATTTTTAATAAAGAGGATAAGGATTTAAGTTGTTTTGATAAAGCCGTACTTGAAGCCTTAGAAAAAGTTCAAGATTGGACACCTGGAGAATACCATCATAAAAAAGTAAATGTTATTATTAAACAAACAATACAGATTGATATGTATTGA
- a CDS encoding RHS repeat domain-containing protein: protein MKTDYCGNMIYENGQLSKILTDVGYITLANSTPTYHYYLQDHLGNNRVVIDEHGQVEQVNHYYAFGGLMGESTGGGAQSYKYNGKELDRMHGLDWYDYGARHYDAVLGRWMCVDPLAEKYTTTGGYVYTLNNPVKFIDVDGREWTQTTDKNGNTVITVSLNLSFNGDFSAAQMENYKNTISSEFNRMISDASDGRMSGVIKFYTNNKDIVQSLVLTSEESSLMAGFTIYMGSQVNVNDKNGVLKDYAIVAEDVSHELLHTLRVAHPFERTQTDDTKLLKVGPNSYISTPSTASNIGNNVMIYPMTTIDGKTSTSQNSLTKGQLNLMLKEIELQKQGYGIYKYNNKLTISQNEELFSKYFTNYWDQELWPGYPVQQK, encoded by the coding sequence TTGAAAACCGATTACTGTGGAAATATGATTTATGAGAATGGACAATTAAGCAAGATTCTTACTGACGTGGGATACATCACACTTGCAAATTCCACTCCAACATACCATTACTATCTGCAGGATCACCTTGGAAACAACCGTGTAGTGATAGATGAGCATGGACAAGTGGAGCAAGTGAATCATTACTATGCCTTTGGTGGACTGATGGGTGAGAGTACAGGCGGAGGCGCACAATCTTACAAGTACAACGGTAAGGAACTTGACCGTATGCACGGATTGGATTGGTATGATTATGGTGCACGCCATTATGATGCTGTGCTGGGAAGATGGATGTGTGTGGATCCGTTGGCAGAGAAGTATACAACTACTGGTGGATATGTCTATACATTGAATAATCCCGTGAAATTTATAGATGTAGATGGTAGAGAATGGACACAAACGACAGACAAGAATGGAAATACTGTTATAACTGTTTCTTTAAATTTATCATTTAACGGAGATTTTAGTGCCGCTCAGATGGAAAATTACAAGAATACCATCTCGAGCGAATTCAACAGAATGATTTCAGATGCTTCTGATGGACGAATGTCGGGAGTTATTAAGTTTTACACTAATAATAAAGATATTGTTCAGTCTTTAGTGTTAACGAGCGAAGAGTCTTCTCTTATGGCAGGTTTTACGATATATATGGGTTCACAGGTAAATGTCAATGATAAGAATGGTGTATTAAAAGATTATGCAATTGTTGCTGAAGACGTTTCTCATGAGCTTTTACATACATTGAGAGTGGCTCATCCGTTTGAACGAACACAAACTGATGATACGAAATTATTAAAAGTTGGACCTAATTCTTATATTTCCACTCCTTCAACAGCATCAAATATTGGAAATAATGTTATGATCTATCCTATGACAACTATTGACGGTAAGACATCAACGTCACAGAATTCTTTGACAAAAGGGCAACTGAACTTGATGTTAAAAGAGATAGAACTTCAGAAACAGGGATATGGAATTTATAAATACAACAACAAATTAACAATTAGCCAAAATGAAGAATTATTCTCGAAATATTTTACTAATTATTGGGATCAAGAGCTGTGGCCTGGGTATCCAGTACAACAGAAATAA
- a CDS encoding porin family protein: protein MNVTPKIGILATLLLVNANLFAQETPFKLGIRLGGGMSVNTGMDKILVPEDYYSNYSFKDKWQLTPTVSVFAQYHVDGSIIGLEGGFSYWQKASQLVYNDNKELNYKVTPRYNYIGVSALLKIYPWRKGFNISIGGRAGANLNGKGISYESNQEDSKFANYHFATIAETERLMKEKLTGQPDIAVGGGFGYEIGNQWALDLRYFHGLNSTIKTERNDYNWAEHSTHGQNIELSISYLFKL from the coding sequence ATGAATGTAACTCCTAAAATTGGTATTCTAGCCACCTTATTATTAGTAAACGCTAATCTTTTTGCACAAGAAACACCATTTAAGCTGGGCATCCGTTTAGGTGGTGGAATGTCAGTCAACACTGGAATGGATAAAATTCTTGTTCCGGAAGACTATTATTCCAATTATAGCTTCAAAGACAAGTGGCAGCTTACGCCAACAGTTAGTGTATTTGCTCAGTATCATGTCGATGGTTCCATCATAGGTCTTGAAGGTGGATTTAGCTATTGGCAGAAGGCATCACAGCTTGTCTATAATGATAATAAGGAGTTAAACTATAAGGTTACACCTCGTTATAACTACATTGGCGTATCTGCTCTGTTGAAGATTTATCCTTGGCGCAAAGGCTTCAATATTTCCATTGGAGGACGTGCGGGAGCCAATCTTAATGGCAAGGGCATATCTTACGAGAGTAATCAAGAAGACAGTAAGTTCGCAAATTATCATTTTGCCACTATCGCAGAGACGGAACGTCTGATGAAGGAAAAGTTAACAGGGCAACCAGATATTGCCGTTGGCGGTGGCTTTGGCTATGAAATTGGCAATCAGTGGGCTTTAGATTTACGTTACTTTCATGGATTGAACTCTACCATTAAGACAGAACGTAATGATTATAACTGGGCAGAACATTCAACCCATGGACAGAACATAGAGCTTAGTATCAGCTATCTCTTTAAACTTTAA